The following proteins are co-located in the Vidua macroura isolate BioBank_ID:100142 chromosome 1, ASM2450914v1, whole genome shotgun sequence genome:
- the ZNF622 gene encoding cytoplasmic 60S subunit biogenesis factor ZNF622: MATYTCITCRVAFKDGDIQRAHYKTDWHRYNLKRKVADMPPVTAENFQERVLAQRAVAEEQNKITATYCTVCSKRFSTFNAYENHLKSKKHLELEKKAVQAVSKKVKILNEKNLEKGLAPESLNKDEMNTAIQQAIRAQPSSSPKKTPLPPSNESSSPVSRESTSLSQSRERPEIPPRLQWFEQQARKLAKQQAEEEEGNEEDWEDMDSDEDIGSDEEMESVEEEEEEQQAEAESIPAVGAIPVTDCLFCPHHSRSLTKNVAHMTKIHSFFIPDIEYLVDLRGLIKYLGEKVGVGKICIWCNEKGKSFYSTEAVQAHMNDKSHCKLFTDGDAALEFADFYDFRSSYPDHEDGKDMEGLGKHSAEKELDYDDDTMELILPSGARVGHRSLMRYYKQRFGVTRDVAVVKNKKAVGRVLQQYRALGWTGQAGAISAQQCDMQYLQRMKSKWMLKTGMSNNATKQMHFRMQVRF; the protein is encoded by the exons ATGGCCACCTACACTTGCATCACTTGCCGTGTGGCTTTCAAGGATGGTGACATTCAGCGTGCCCATTACAAAACCGACTGGCACAGGTACAACCTGAAGCGTAAAGTTGCTGACATGCCTCCTGTTACTGCTGAGAATTTCCAAGAGAGAGtcctggcacagagagcagTAGCAGAGGAGCAGAACAAAATCACTGCCACGTACTGCACAGTGTGCAGCAAGAGGTTCTCCACCTTCAATGCTTATGAGAATCACCTGAAGTCCAAgaagcacctggagctggagaagaaagctgTCCAAGCTGTCAGCAAGAAggtgaaaatattaaatgagAAGAATCTGGAAAAGGGGCTGGCCCCAGAGAGTCTAAATAAAGATGAAATGAACACAGCTATTCAGCAAGCCATCAGAGCCCAGCCATCTTCGTCTCCAAAGAAGACACCTCTACCTCCTAGTAATGAGAGTAGCTCTCCAGTTTCCAGGGAAAGCACCAGcttgtcccagagcagagaacGACCAGAAATACCTCCACGGCTGCAGTGGTTTGAACAGCAAGCAAGGAAGCTGGCCAAGCAacaagcagaggaagaagagggtaATGAGGAAG ACTGGGAAGATATGGATTCTGATGAAGACATTGGCTCTGATGAAGAGATGGAAAGTgtggaagaagaagaagaggaacaGCAGGCAGAGGCTGAAAGCATTCCTGCTGTTGGGGCCATACCAGTCACAGACTGCTTGTTCTGTCCCCATCACTCAAGATCTCTCACAAAAAATGTGGCGCATATGACAAAAATCCACAGCTTCTTTATTCCAGACATAGAGTACCTTGTGGATCTCAGAGGACTAATCAAGTATCTTG GAGAGAAAGTCGGCGTTGGGAAAATCTGCATCTGGTGCAATGAAAAGGGGAAATCCTTCTACTCTACGGAAGCAGTCCAGGCTCATATGAATGATAAAAGCCACTGCAAACTCTTCACAGATGGAGATGCTGCCCTGGAATTTGCAGATTTCTATGATTTTAG GAGCAGTTATCCTGATCATGAGGATGGGAAAGATATGGAGGGTCTTGGAAAGCACTCTGCAGAGAAAGAGTTGGATTATGATGATGACACCATGGAGCTGATCCTTCCATCAG GTGCCAGAGTGGGTCACCGTTCCTTGATGAGGTACTACAAGCAGCGTTTTGGTGTGACAAGAGACGTGGCTGTTGTGAAGAACAAGAAAGCCGTGGGTCGGGTGCTGCAGCAGTACCGAGCCTTGGGCTGGACAGGGCAGGCAG ggGCCATCTCTGCTCAGCAGTGTGACATGCAGTACCTGCAGAGGATGAAGTCAAAATGGATGCTCAAGACAGGAATGAGTAACAATGCTACAAAGCAGATGCATTTCCGGATGCAAGTCAGATTCTGA